From Elaeis guineensis isolate ETL-2024a chromosome 16, EG11, whole genome shotgun sequence, a single genomic window includes:
- the LOC105059047 gene encoding aquaporin PIP1-2 — MEGKEEDVRLGANKFSERQPIGTAAPSQDKDYKEPPPAPLFEPGELRSWSFYRAGIAEFMATFLFLYITILTVMGVVKSKSKCSTVGIQGIAWAFGGMIFALVYCTAGISGGHINPAVTFGLLLARKLSLTRALFYMVMQCLGAICGAGVVKGFQKGIYESNGGGANVVAPGYTKGDGLGAEIIGTFVLVYTVFSATDAKRNARDSHVPILAPLPIGFAVFLVHLATIPITGTGINPARSLGAAIIYDKDHAWDDQWIFWVGPFIGAALAAFYHQIVIRAIPFKSRP, encoded by the exons atggaAGGGAAAGAGGAAGATGTTAGGCTGGGAGCCAACAAGTTCTCAGAGAGGCAGCCAATAGGGACGGCAGCCCCGAGCCAGGACAAGGACTACAAGGAGCCCCCACCAGCTCCCTTGTTTGAGCCAGGGGAGCTCCGGTCGTGGTCCTTCTACAGGGCTGGGATAGCAGAGTTCATGGccacctttctcttcctctacatCACCATCCTTACTGTCATGGGTGTGGTCAAGTCCAAAAGCAAGTGCTCCACTGTGGGCATCCAAGGGATTGCTTGGGCCTTTGGTGGTATGATCTTTGCCCTGGTCTACTGCACTGCTGGGATCTCAG GTGGCCACATCAACCCGGCTGTGACCTTTGGGCTGCTGTTGGCTAGGAAGCTTTCCCTGACCAGGGCTCTGTTCTACATGGTGATGCAGTGCCTGGGAGCCATCTGTGGTGCTGGTGTGGTCAAGGGGTTCCAGAAGGGGATCTATGAGAGCAATGGTGGAGGAGCCAATGTTGTGGCTCCTGGCTACACTAAAGGTGATGGCTTGGGTGCGGAGATCATTGGCACCTTTGTCCTTGTCTACACTGTCTTCTCTGCCACTGATGCTAAGAGGAATGCCAGGGATTCTCATGTGCCT ATCCTTGCTCCCTTGCCTATTGGGTTTGCTGTTTTCCTTGTTCACCTGGCCACCATCCCCATCACTGGAACTGGTATCAATCCTGCCAGGAGCCTTGGGGCAGCCATCATCTACGACAAGGATCATGCTTGGGATGACCAG TGGATTTTCTGGGTGGGACCATTCattggagctgcacttgctgcgtTTTACCACCAGATAGTCATCAGGGCAATCCCATTCAAGAGCAGGCCTTGA
- the LOC105059046 gene encoding signal peptide peptidase-like 4 has protein sequence MDLGRRWMALRALLVISVLPGLVLGGDIVHEDDEAPKLPGCSNNFVLVKVQTWINNKEDAEFVGVGARFGTTIESKEKHANRTRLLLSDPPDCCRTLKKKLAGDVLLVQRGNCTFTTKAKVAEAAGASAILIVNNRKELYKMVCDRNETNLKINISAVMLPHDAGVSLESSVRSGASVAVQLYSPDRPLVDTAEVFLWLMAVGTILCASYWSAWSAREASIEYEKLIKDAPDEILNMEATGTGGVVDVNTTSAVLFVVLASGFLILLYKFMSHWFVELLVVLFCIGGVEGLQTCLVALLSRWFKRAGESFIKVPFFGAVSYLTLAVSPFCIAFAAVWAVYHTLSYAWIGQDILGIALIITVLQIVRVPNLKVGTVLLCCAFLYDIFWVFASKRWFHESVMIVVARGDRTDEDGVPMLLKIPRMFDPWGGFSIIGFGDIILPGLLIVFSLRYDFAAKKNLRAGYFLWSMVAYGSGLLITYVALNLMDGHGQPALLYIVPFLLGTFLALGRKRGELGNLWTRGEPERICPHIQPVQ, from the exons ATGGATTTGGGAAGGCGGTGGATGGCGCTGCGGGCACTGCTAGTGATATCGGTTCTTCCCGGCTTGGTTCTCGGAGGGGATATAGTCCACGAGGACGACGAGGCCCCGAAGCTGCCAGGATGCTCTAATAACTTCGTTCTG GTAAAAGTGCAAACCTGGATTAACAACAAAGAAGATGCTGAGTTTGTTGGTGTTGGTGCTCGATTTGGCACAACAATTGAATCAAAAGAAAAGCATGCTAACCGAACTCGGCTTTTGTTGTCAGATCCTCCTGATTGCTGTCGGACACTTAAGAAAAAG CTTGCTGGAGATGTCCTATTAGTGCAACGAGGAAACTGCACATTTACGACCAAGGCAAAGGTTGCAGAAGCAGCTGGTGCTTCTGCCATCCTTATTGTAAATAACCGTAAGG AATTATACAAGATGGTCTGTGATCGCAATGAAACAAACTTGAAAATAAACATATCAGCAGTTATGCTGCCACACGATGCAGGTGTAAGCTTAGAGAGCAGCGTCAGAAGTGGTGCCTCGG TTGCAGTGCAGCTATACTCTCCAGATCGTCCTCTTGTTGATACAGCAGAGGTGTTTCTATGGCTTATGGCAGTTGGTACCATCTTATGTGCATCTTATTGGTCAGCATGGAGTGCTAGAGAAGCATCTATTGAATATGAAAAGTTAATAAAG GATGCCCCAGATGAGATACTCAACATGGAAGCCACAGGCACCGGTGGTGTGGTGGACGTAAACACAACATCAGCTGTTTTGTTTGTTGTACTTGCATCAGGCTTCTTGATCCTACTTTACAAATTTATGTCCCATTGGTTTGTGGAGCTTTTGGTGGTTCTATTTTGCATTGGTGGAGTAGAG ggCCTACAAACATGCTTGGTAGCTTTGTTATCACG ATGGTTTAAACGTGCTGGGGAATCTTTCATTAAAGTTCCCTTCTTTGGAGCTGTTTCATACCTTACACTGGCAGTCTCACCATTCTGCATTGCTTTTGCTGCTGTATGGGCTGTTTATCACACCTTGTCCTATGCCTGGATTGGCCAAGATATCCTG GGTATTGCTTTGATTATTACGGTTCTCCAAATCGTTCGAGTACCGAATCTTAAG GTGGGTACTGTGCTTCTCTGCTGCGCATTCCTGTACGACATCTTTTGGGTTTTTGCTTCAAAGAGGTGGTTTCATGAGAGTGTGATGATTGTG GTTGCACGTGGTGATAGGACTGACGAGGATGGTGTACCCATGTTACTCAAGATCCCACGCATGTTTGATCCATGGGGGGGTTTCAGCATTATTGGTTTTGGTGACATTATCCTGCCTGGGCTGCTAATTGTATTTTCATTAAG ATATGACTTTGCTGCAAAGAAAAATCTACGAGCTGGTTATTTCTTGTGGTCCATGGTGGCTTATGGTTCTG GTCTTCTTATTACGTATGTTGCTCTGAATCTAATGGATGGACATGGTCAGCCAGCTCTTCTTTACATCGTCCCCTTCTTGCTGG GCACCTTCTTGGCTTTGGGGCGGAAAAGAGGTGAACTTGGAAATTTatggacaagaggagaaccagAGAGAATATGTCCTCATATTCAACCTGTTCAATAG